Sequence from the Rutidosis leptorrhynchoides isolate AG116_Rl617_1_P2 chromosome 3, CSIRO_AGI_Rlap_v1, whole genome shotgun sequence genome:
aagacatctgagtgtattagctctagtggtgtcttggactgatgcgctgactccttgaatggcaattggtgagctttgtcaaattgacatccagcacatattgtatctgttcggatatcaatttgaggaagcccatttactatgcgtttcaccatcatctcctttaacttattgtatcccacatgcccaagacgttcatgccacagatcagccttctcattctttcgagtcttatccacatatgctgtttcagcagatagtacatagaccgactctattctttttCCTTGCATAATtgaattgccaaccaccttcactctcttgaatacagacacatcttctggtccaaagagcacataattcccttctgctgtcaattgtggtactgacagtaaattcttctttaggtcagggacaagatacaccttctcgagatggagcttatgagagtcaccttcacttggaattattgtctttccaatgtgagaaatagacaaccttgaattgttggctgtcaacacgactctttttcctttgtaatcctccatttcttgcagcttcgtctcatcattggtcatatgatttgagcacctagaatcgatgatccaatcatctttgtagtttatttttgactttaaagttgttgtaagagcttgatcatccatgtcagcttcaacggagagtcctgcttctgcatcccaagtttcctcattaatggatgcttctaatgtgacctctttcttctcatctcttgcggcggccacatttccttcgaaagttcgccttctggggaatctacaatctcgagcaaaatgacccttcttgccacaattgaagcatttaccattctttctcttatcattttccccgtattgttggcgatgatctcttcttccttgttgagctccccctgaagcgtttccttttgattttgggtgacccttccacccatatgtcttactttctttcatcgcctcttgtcttcgagatgttgctttcttcttattggtgaagagtgcatcttctccgtcttttatggttacttcattcatctgcttggctaatgcctcttgattagccaataaattctccagctctattaatgatggttgagtagcccatcctctcacagcggctataaatccattatactcggatcttaagccgtggatgataattctcttcatccttgcatcacccactttctcttcaggagcaagttgagatatctcacggcaaatagatttcaccttggtgaaatactgagaaatagacagacttccttgtgagatacccgcgagctcattttccaagagctggaggcgtgcttcattcttctttgaaaataatttttcaaaagtttcccaagctgcctttggtgttttctcgtcacggatgtgctccaatagatcctcctcgattgtagtcttcaatataaatacagccttcccggccttgatgttccattttctcaaggcttcagcattttctttcggtggaggcgttgtgtcactgccagcaactatttcccataaatcctgtccttgtaggtaggattctatgcaagtccgccaataaccatagttgtggttattgagactcttgattccactgctcgtacttgcaagatctgccatcatgacgtccaacgtccaataagcttggtccctgaccgatgagctttcacagttcctaactgtgctctgacagaatcttccttagagccttggtgaaaacaagccgatgtaaacgtccaacgtttaccgatttcctccactagaaatggtcccgaacgacccgctctgataccaattgttggaagcttcgacgagcccaacacacccactatagaggatctagactatacaagactcactacaccaacactttggcgttgtttagcctttaattttataaatccttagtgcacaatgtacttaggcgacaatgtcgaccatatatctttaggcggtataaccgaccatgtattacttaggcggcagagccgaccatataataagaacaacaaaagtgcactaagaacttaaacacaaactaaggcttgatcgggaaacttaacaaaaacactaatattaaattacaattacaatattacttacaagctttctcttctctactttcgctaactcacactcttcttctcttcttcacaactcacttcttatttcactcttactcacaactctcacaacttacttcacacactacaaatgaaatcctcacccctatttatactactccatggaagtttctagaaactagatatttccatggatatatataaatatctagatatttttatacatataaatatctagatatttcttacacgcataaatatctagatttttccttacattttaatatctagatatttttcatatacatattaatatctagatattttacccatatacatatactaattccatattattctaaatttgcattgtattttaacatcgGTGTCCCTAGTATATGTGAACCcagggccggtcccgagaattTGAGTGCCCCGAGCGAGACGAAAAAAAAGGCCCTTACCGGTTTGGGTTTTTTCGACTTTTTCTGGATTCGACTTTGATTTTTATCCTTATTCGATTTTTACGCGTtagaaatttagcgtacaattgcaTTAATTTGCAAGGATTTAGTTTGGCTATATTAACTCTAGAATGGATCGATCATTATTTTACATATCAAAATATGTACTAGTAATAAAATATTTGATGACGATCAATTTCTATTTAAATGAATATCTCGATAAgaattttttactttatatttaagaAAAAAAGAAGTCATACACATATTTTTATGCGTAGGAACCTCGTTTTTTTCCTTCTCGATACTAAGCTCCTTTTTGTTAAAACTAAAAAGCAATTAATCTGCACATGTGAATTGATTGGAGGAAATGGAAATCTAGAATATTTATGAAGGCACTTTGTGATGGAGTTTTGCAAAAAACAGATTTATTTATTTGGATTTCTATAGCATTCATCCCACATTGGTAATGTATATAACCAAATTAGTCTATAAATTCAGAAGGCTGGAATTGGAGTACAAGATAAAAATGTGACCCGTTATGGGCCGGGTGTGTGAaccaatatgaaaataataataaagaaaaaaattGAAGGCGACGTCCAATGCGAAGGGCGACTCCTAAAGCTCGTGTGGCCTATAAAAACAAAATGATTAACTTACGTTACATAATCCCTGAATTTGGATTTAATTAGACGTAGAACCATGTATCATCCTACTTTGTTTGTTTATAATTCTTTTTTTCTATATACTTGGGTTGAATTAGAACCATGTGTCATCCTTTTTTGTTTGTTTATAACTTTCTCTAAACAGGGCATGAGCTTATTAACTCTTGTAGTTTCACTGCCATCTCTAAAGCCACCAACATGCGGAAAACATGTGAGTTACCTAGATTGCAATAAACGAGCCTCCTCGTTTCAAGTTGGCATCTTCTATTGTGCACTTTATATCATTGCAATTGGGACAGGTGGAACAAAGCCCAATATCTCCACAATGGGTGCTGACCAGTTCGATGATTTTGAGCCCAAAGAAAAGGCCCATAAGCTCACTTTCTTCAATTGGTGGATGTTTAGCATCTTTTTCGGCACTCTGTTTGCATTTACTTTCCTAGTGTACATTCAAGATAATGTTGGTTGGAGTTTAGGATATGGTGTCCCTACATTCGCTTTATTTGCATCGATAATAATCTTTATAATCGGAACACCAACTTATAGGCACAAGCCAATAGCCGAAAGCCCGATTAATAGAATGGCCAAGGTGCTAGTAGCTAGTGTAAGGAAAAGGAACGTATTTGTACCTGTTGATCCCAAAGAGCTTTATGAGTTGAGTTTGGATGACTATTTGCGTCGTGGAAAGTATAGAATCGAACATTCATCGTCCTTAAGGTTAGTTTTCCTCTACTATCACGTGTACTATCATTGTCATTATAAATGATTAAAGCTATCTTTTATGGAACATCAATGTTGTCTCACTAATTTATAAGTTTTTGTTCGAGATATAAAAATGAACGGTTATAAACGTTAAATTTTTCAATACTACTAAAAGTAATCACTATAAATAGCAAAAACAAATTATCATTATTTCAGAGATCTCTTAGTCAAAATGACTGAATAGGGGTAATTTGTGTCAAAAGAAGAAAAAATATCTTTTTTTCTTTAAGTTCTTTTTGTCGTACTTGGACCGATAGcaaaacaagtatatatatataggtcTTTTAAAGTTGTGGGCCCTTTCAAAATTTTGGGCTTGTTAGATGACCCTATCTTGCGCACCCTCTAAGACGCCCCTACAAACATGTGGGCGTGCTTAATCGAAGTCTAAAATTATGACTTTTGATTAACTACTAATTACCATGTCTCGCAAATAGGTTCCTTGATAAAGCTGCGGTAAAGGTGGAAGATTCATCTACCGAATGGATGTTATGCTCAGTAACTCAAGTTGAACAAACAAAGCAAATGCTCAAAATGGTCCCAATTTTGTTTGCAATGTTCATTCCTAGCACAATGTTTGCCCAAACTCAAACATTATTCATCAAACAAGGGACCACTTTGGTTCGATCAATTGGACCACATTTTGAGATACCGCCTGCTAGTTTAGGAGCGTTCCTTGTGATCTCCATGCTTATTAGCATTGCAGTCTATGACCGCTTCTTTGTTCCTTTTGTTCGAAGATACACAAAAAAGCCAAGAGGCATCAGTTTATTGCAACGAATGACGATAGGCTTAGTGCTTCACATTATCGTCATGATAACTGCCAGTCTCGTAGAAAAGTATCGATTAAGTGTTGCTAAAGATCATGGTATATTTGGGAAAGCGCAAACCGTTCCGTTAAGCATATTCATACTCTTACCTCAGTTTGCTTTGATGGGTGTTGCTGATTGTTTTCTGGAAGTTGGAAAACTTGAGTTTTTTTACGATCAAGCACCTGAAGGAATGAAAAGTCTAGGGACTACTTATTATACAACTGGTTTCGGTGTTGGGGTCATTCTTAACGGCTTTATTCTGTCAACGGTAGCTAATGTTACAAAGAGCAATGGTCATAAGAGTTGGATTCTAGACAACCTCAACATATCCCACCTAGATTATTATTATGCATTTTTTGCCGTTTTGAGTTTCTTGAACTTTTGTTTCTTCCTTCTTGTTGCCAAAAACTTTGACTACAACGCTGAAGTCACTGTAACGGAACAAGAAATGAAAGAAGACGACGTCAGGGAGCTTACAAATCAAGGCTAAAGGGTGATTTTAATTACCTCTTAAATGAATGGTTCATCGTTTGATGGATGATGAACCATTTGGCATTCAGCGCGTTTGTTCACCTCTGAATGGCGCAAACTTGTAACATGTGTGGCTCAATATATGTAATATGACCCTTGTCCCAAAATTATGTGTTTGCTTCATTATATGAGAGTGTGATTGTATCTGGTTTAATAAACTCATGTTATGAACCACATCAATTTCTATATAATTTCAAGTTTAATAACTTGATACTTAATGATTTTACtctactaaaaataaataaattacttaagataaataaaagaaaatagttTACAAAATTAGCTATGCCTACCAGCTTTAAAGTCACAGCTACAACCAGGGTGTAGGAAACATGTTTTTGTTGTCTTTTTAACAATCAATGGTTATGCTAATATGATCAAAAGGTAAGAGGTAGGCAAGTAAAGACTATCTAATAAATTTCAGCAATAAGAGACAAATGAAGGTGTAGACAAAAGAAAGGGACCGAAAGCGATGTAAGGTGAGGATTCGACCTATGATTTCTGATACCAAATTATTTTGGCATAGTTTGTTAAAGTTCcataaaaataaacatatataagaaCTTGAACAAACTTTaacatgcatattttaaattttctCGTGTTTTTGTACAATGGGGTTGACGGGAAATGAAAATGGAGTTCGAGAAGACTTTACACAAGATGGGACTATAGATCTAAAAGGTAAACCTGTCCTAAGATCAGCTACCGGGAGATGGAGAGCTTGTTACTTCATGTTGGGTTAGTGTCTTAATTAAAATTATATACAGTGTTTTGTTACAAAGACACATTATTTATTAATTTGTTTTCTTTGACCTTAATTTGTAGGGTATGAAGTATGTGAACGAATGGCATATTATGGAATAGCAACGAATTTAGTCTTGTACTTGACCAGGGAATTGCATCAAGGCACAGTGAAGTCATCAAACAATGTCACAAATTGGGTTGGGACTGTTTAGTTGACTCCTGTTTTAGGTGCATATATTGCTGACACATACTTGGGACGATATCGGACTTTCATGATAGCATCTGTCATTTATCTTCTGGTAATTAGTATATCATCTTGCATACACCCTATACTGAACTTGTTTAGTGTTAGTGTCGTACAAGTTTCAATTGTTAATATGAGTTTGATAATGGCCTTTTAGCTTGAACAGTGAAAATCTTATTCGTTTACCCGTTTGTTACAGGGTATGTGCTTATTGACTCTTGTGGTTTCACTGCCATCTTTGAAGCCACCATCATGTGGCAAAAATGTGAGTTACCTAGACTGTGATAAACGGGCCTCTTCGTTTCAAGTTGGTATCTTTTATTGTGCCCTCTACATTATTGCAATTGGGACGGGAGGGACCAAGCCCAACATCTCAACGATGGGTGCAGATCAATTTGATGATTTTGAGCCCAAAGAAAACGCGCATAAGCTCACTTTCTTTAATTGGTGGATGTTTAGTGTCTTTTTTGGCACCCTTTTCGCAAATACATTTCTAGTGTACGTTCAAGATAATGTTGGTTGGGGAGTTGGGTACGCTATCCCTACATTGGCTCTACTTATGGCCATAATAGTGTTCATATTTGGGAAGCCTGTTTATAGGCATAAGCCAACTACAGGAAGCCCGTTGACTAGTATGGTCAAAGTACTAGTTGCTGCGTTAAGAAAGAGAAATGTTGTTGTACCCGTTGACTCTAACGAGCTTTATGAGTTGAATTCCGATGAGTACTCTAGTTGTGCAAAGCATAGAATCAACCATTCCTCTTCATTAAGGTACCTTTTTTCATATTCTTCATATCTTAAAAGTTCAGTAATGTAACCAAAGGGCCATTGggtgaggtcatgggttcaagtccTCGTATAAGCAGTAGTATGTATATATTCGTGTAAAAAACCATGTTGAGTGtgtgtttgtctttaaaaaaaagttCAGTTATGTATGAACATGTGCGCCGACCTTCTAAAAATATTGTTTGCATATAGGTTCCTCGACTAAGCTGCAGTGAAGATTGAAGAACCAAATTCCGAATGGAAGCTATGTCCGGTGACTCAAGTTGAGCAAACAAAGCAAATGTTCAAGATGGTCCCAATTATGTTAGCCACATTCATTCCGAGCACATTCTTGGCTCAAAGTCACACACTTTTTATCAAACAAGCTACCACATTGGTGCGGTCCATGGGACCTCATTTTGAGATACCACCCGCTTGTCTAGCGCTATTCACCACAATCTCCATGCTTATTACTCTTTTTGTTTACGACCGTTATTTTGTTCCTTTGGTTCGTACATACACTAAAAATCAAAGAGGCATAACTTTACTACAACGAATGGCGATTGGCATAGCTCTCCATGTtgttaccatgatcacttctagtATTGTAGAAAATCACCGACTAAGTGTCGCTAAAGATCATGGCATACATAAAAAAGGTCAAGTTGTacctttaagtatattcattcttctTCCTCAATTCGTTTTAGTGGGTGTCGCCGATAGCTTTTTGGAAGTTGGAAAACTTGAGTTTTTTTACGATCAAGCACCCGAAGGAATGAAAAGTCTTGGAACGGCTTATTTTACAACTAGTCTTGGTATCGGATATTTTCTTAGTGGTTTCATCTTATCAACTGTGGCTAATGTTACTAAGAGGAGTGGACACGAAGGTTGGTTGCTAGACAACCTCAATGTATCGCGTCTAGACtactattatatattttttacgGTTTTGTGCTTCTGCAACTTCGT
This genomic interval carries:
- the LOC139899230 gene encoding protein NRT1/ PTR FAMILY 5.3-like yields the protein MIASVIYLLGMCLLTLVVSLPSLKPPSCGKNVSYLDCDKRASSFQVGIFYCALYIIAIGTGGTKPNISTMGADQFDDFEPKENAHKLTFFNWWMFSVFFGTLFANTFLVYVQDNVGWGVGYAIPTLALLMAIIVFIFGKPVYRHKPTTGSPLTSMVKVLVAALRKRNVVVPVDSNELYELNSDEYSSCAKHRINHSSSLRFLD
- the LOC139902548 gene encoding protein NRT1/ PTR FAMILY 5.2-like, with the translated sequence MVPIMLATFIPSTFLAQSHTLFIKQATTLVRSMGPHFEIPPACLALFTTISMLITLFVYDRYFVPLVRTYTKNQRGITLLQRMAIGIALHVVTMITSSIVENHRLSVAKDHGIHKKGQVVPLSIFILLPQFVLVGVADSFLEVGKLEFFYDQAPEGMKSLGTAYFTTSLGIGYFLSGFILSTVANVTKRSGHEGWLLDNLNVSRLDYYYIFFTVLCFCNFVFFLLVAKNFEYKMK
- the LOC139902547 gene encoding protein NRT1/ PTR FAMILY 5.2-like, which codes for MGDENGVLDDFTQDGTTDLKGRPTRRSSTGRWRACYFMLGYDVCERMAYFGIVSNLVLYLTRELHEGTVKSSKNVSNWIGTTWMTPLLGAYIADTYLGRYWTFIIASVIYLLGMSLLTLVVSLPSLKPPTCGKHVSYLDCNKRASSFQVGIFYCALYIIAIGTGGTKPNISTMGADQFDDFEPKEKAHKLTFFNWWMFSIFFGTLFAFTFLVYIQDNVGWSLGYGVPTFALFASIIIFIIGTPTYRHKPIAESPINRMAKVLVASVRKRNVFVPVDPKELYELSLDDYLRRGKYRIEHSSSLRFLDKAAVKVEDSSTEWMLCSVTQVEQTKQMLKMVPILFAMFIPSTMFAQTQTLFIKQGTTLVRSIGPHFEIPPASLGAFLVISMLISIAVYDRFFVPFVRRYTKKPRGISLLQRMTIGLVLHIIVMITASLVEKYRLSVAKDHGIFGKAQTVPLSIFILLPQFALMGVADCFLEVGKLEFFYDQAPEGMKSLGTTYYTTGFGVGVILNGFILSTVANVTKSNGHKSWILDNLNISHLDYYYAFFAVLSFLNFCFFLLVAKNFDYNAEVTVTEQEMKEDDVRELTNQG